Proteins found in one Camelus bactrianus isolate YW-2024 breed Bactrian camel chromosome X, ASM4877302v1, whole genome shotgun sequence genomic segment:
- the EDA2R gene encoding tumor necrosis factor receptor superfamily member 27 isoform X2 — protein sequence MDCQENEYWDQWGRCVTCQLCGPGQELSKDCGYGEGGDAYCTVCPPRRYKSSWGHHRCQSCITCAVINRIQKANCTATSNAVCGNCLPRFYQKTRIGGLQDQECIPCTKQTPTSEVQCAFQLSLVKADVPTVSPQEATLVALVSSLLMVFTLAFLGLFFLYCKQFFNRHCQRVAGGSLQYEADEAAEEESLFPVLPGQETSPESPLSENIFETKPLNPILEDDCSLTHGFPTQESFILASCASESHSHWVHTPIECTELDLQKFSSSASYTGAETLGVNTAENSGDRLELTVSFEVPSP from the exons GATTGTGGTTATGGAGAAGGTGGAGATGCATACTGCACAGTCTGCCCTCCCCGCAGATACAAAAGCAGCTGGGGCCACCATAGATGTCAGAGTTGTATCACCTGTGCTGTCATTAATCGTATCCAGAAGGCCAACTGTACGGCTACCTCTAATGCTGTCTGTGGGAACTGTCTGCCCAG ATTCTACCAAAAGACACGTATTGGAGGCCTGCAGGATCAAGAGTGTATCCCGTGCACAAAGCAGACCCCCACCTCTGAGGTTCAGT GTGCCTTCCAGTTGAGCTTAGTGAAGGCAGATGTACCCACAGTGTCCCCTCAGGAGGCCACACTTGTTGCACTGGTGAGCAGTCTGCTCATGGTGTTTACCCTGGCCTTCCTGGGGCTCTTCTTCCTCTACTGCAAGCAATTCTTCAACAGACATTGCCAGCGTG TTGCAGGAGGTTCGCTGCAGTATGAGGCTGACGAAGCAGCAGAGGAGGAATCTCTCTTCCCCGTGCTACCTGGCCAGGAGACCAGTCCTGAGTCCCCACTGAGTGAAAACATCTTTGAGACCAAGCCACTTAACCCCATCCTGGAAGATGACTGCAGCTTGACTCATGGCTTCCCCACACAGGAGTCTTTTATCTTGGCCTCCTGTGCCTCAGAGAGCCATTCCCACTGGGTCCATACTCCCATCGAATGCACAGAGCTGGACCTGCAAAAGTTTTCCAGCTCTGCTTCCTATACTGGAGCTGAGACCTTGGGGGTGAACACAGCTGAAAACTCTGGAGACAGGCTGGAGCTCACTGTGTCCTTTGAAGTCCCCAGCCCTTAA